One genomic region from Macaca mulatta isolate MMU2019108-1 chromosome 20, T2T-MMU8v2.0, whole genome shotgun sequence encodes:
- the EDC4 gene encoding enhancer of mRNA-decapping protein 4 isoform X3 produces MPPINLQEKQVICLSGDDSSTCIGILAKEVEIVASSDSSISSKARGSNKVKIQPVAKYDWEQKYYYGNLIAVSNSFLAYAIRAANNGSAMVRVISVSTSERTLLKGFTGSVADLAFAHLNSPQLACLDEAGNLFVWRLALVNGKIQEEILVHIRQPEGTPLNHFRRIIWCPFIPEESEDCCEESSPTVALLHEDRAEVWDLDMLRSSHSTWPVDVSQIKQGFIVVKGHSTCLSEGALSPDGTVLATASHDGYVKFWQIYIEGQDEPRCLHEWKPHDGRPLSCLLFCDNHKKQDPDVPFWRFLITGADQNRELKMWCTVSWTCLQTIRFSPDIFSSVSVPPSLKVCLDLSAEYLILSDVQRKVLYVMELLQNQEEGHACFSSISEFLLTHPVLSFGIQVVSRCRLRHTEVLPAEEENDSLGADGTHGAGAMESAAGVLIKLFCVHTKALQDVQIRFQPQLNPDVVAPLPTHTAHEDFTFGESRPELGSEGLGSAAHGSQPDLRRIVELPAPANFLSLSSETKPKLMTPDAFMTPSASLQQITASPSSSSSGSSSSSSSSSSSSLTAVSAMSSTSAVDPSLTRPPEELTLSPKLQLDGSLTMSSSGSLQASPRGLLPGLLPAPADKLTPKGPGQVPTAASALSLELQEVEPLGLPQASPSRTRSPDVISSASTALSQDIPEIASEALSRGFGSSAPEGLEPDSMASAASALHLLSPRPRPGPELGPQLGLDGGPGDGDRHSTPSLLEAALTQEASTPDSQVWPTAPDITRETCSTLAESPRNGLQEKHKSLAFHRPPYHLLQQRDSQDASAEQSDHDDEVASLASASGGFGTKVPAPRLPAKDWKTKGSPRTSPKLKRKSKKDDGDAAMGSRLTEHQVPEPPEDWPALIWQQQRELAELRHSQEELLQRLCTQLEGLQSTVTGHVERALETRHEQEQRRLERALAEGQQRGGQLQEQLTQQLSQALSSAVAGRLERSIRDEIKKTVPPCVSRSLEPMAGQLSNSVATKLTAVEGSMKENISKLLKSKNLTDAIARAAADTLQGPMQAAYREAFQSVVLPAFEKSCQAMFQQINDSFRLGTQEYLQQLESHMKSRKAREQEAREPVLAQLRGLVSTLQSATEQMAATVASSVRAEVQHQLHVAVGSLQESILAQVQRIVKGEVSVALKEQQAAVTSSIMQAMRSAAGTPVPSAHLDCQAQQAHILQLLQQGHLNQAFQQALTAADLNLVLYVCETVDPAQVFGQPPCPLSQPVLLSLIQQLASDLGTRTDLKLSYLEEAVMHLDHSDPITRDHMGSVMAQVRQKLFQFLQAEPHNSLGKAARRLSLMLHGLVTPSLP; encoded by the exons ATGCCACCCATTAACCTGCAAGAGAAGCAGGTCAT CTGTCTCTCAGGAGATGATAGCTCCACCTGCATTGGGATTTTGGCcaaggaggtggagattgtggccAGCAGTGACTCTAGCATTTCAAGCAAGGCCCGGGGAAGCAACAAG GTGAAAATTCAGCCTGTCGCCAAGTATGACTGGGAGCAGAAGTACTACTATGGCAACCTGATTGCTGTGTCTAACTCCTTCTTGGCCTATGCCATTCGGG CTGCCAACAATGGCTCCGCCATGGTGCGGGTGATCAGTGTCAGCACTTCGGAGCGGACCTTGCTCAAGGGCTTCACAGGCAGTGTGGCTGATCTGGCTTTTGCACACCTCAACTCTCCACAGCTGGCCTGCCTGGATGAGGCAGGCAACCTGTTCGTGTGGCGCTTGGCTCTGGTTAATGGCAAAATTCA AGAAGAGATCTTGGTCCATATCCGGCAGCCAGAGGGCACGCCACTGAACCACTTTCGCAGGATCATCTGGTGCCCCTTCATCCCTGAGGAGAGCGAGGACTGCTGTGAGGAGAGCAGCCCGACGGTGGCCCTGCTGCATGAAGACCGG GCTGAGGTGTGGGACCTGGACATGCTCCGCTCCAGCCACAGCACTTGGCCTGTGGATGTCAGCCAGATCAAGCAGGGCTTCATTGTGGTAAAAGGTCATAGCACG TGCCTCAGTGAAGGAGCCCTCTCCCCTGATGGGACTGTGCTGGCTACTGCGAGCCATGATGGCTATGTCAAGTTCTGGCAGATCTACATTGAGGGGCAAGATGAGCCAAG GTGTCTGCACGAGTGGAAGCCTCATGATGGGCggcccctctcctgcctcctgttCTGTGACAACCATAAGAAACAAGAccctga TGTCCCTTTCTGGAGGTTCCTTATTACTGGTGCTGACCAGAACCGAGAGCTAAAGATGTGGTGTACGGTGTCCTGGACCTGCCTGCAGACTATTCG CTTCTCCCCAGATATCTTCAGCTCAGTGAGTGTGCCCCCTAGCCTCAAGGTTTGcttggacctctcagcagaataCCTGATTCTCAGCGATGTGCAACGGAAG GTCCTCTATGTGATGGAGCTGCTGCAGAACCAGGAGGAGGGCCATGCCTGCTTCAGCTCCATCTCGGAGTTCCTGCTCACCCACCCTGTGCTGAGCTTCGGTATCCAGGTTGTGAGTCGCTGCCGGCTACGGCACACTGAGGTGCTGCCTGCCGAGGAGGAAAATGACAGCCTGGGTGCTG ATGGTACCCATGGAGCTGGTGCCATGGAGTCTGCAGCTGGTGTGCTCATCAAGCTCTTTTGTGTGCATACTAA GGCACTGCAAGATGTGCAGATCCGCTTCCAGCCACAGCTGAACCCTGATGTGGTggccccactccccacccacacTGCCCACGAGGACTTTA CATTTGGAGAGTCTCGGCCCGAACTGGGCTCCGAGGGCCTGGGGTCAGCCGCTCACGGCTCCCAGCCTGACCTCCGACGAATCGTGGAGCTGCCTGCACCTGCCAACTTCCTCAGTCTGAGCAGTGAGACCAAGCCCAAGTTGATGACACCTGACGCCTTCATGACACCTAGCGCCTCCTTGCAGCAG ATCACTGCCtctcccagcagcagcagcagtggtagcagcagcagcagcagcagcagcagcagcagctcccttACAGCTGTGTCTGCCATGAGCAGCACCTCAGCTGTGGACCCCTCCTTGACTAG GCCACCTGAGGAGCTGACTTTGAGCCCCAAGCTGCAGCTGGATGGCAGCCTGACAATGAGCAGCAGCGGCAGCCTGCAGGCAAGCCCACGCGGCCTCCTGCCCGgcctgctcccagccccagccGACAAACTGACTCCCAAGGGGCCGGGCCAG GTGCCTACTGCCGCCTCTGCACTGTCCCTGGAGCTGCAGGAAGTGGAGCCCCTGGGGCTACCCCAAGCCTCCCCTAGCCGCACCCGTTCCCCTGATGTCATCTCCTCAGCTTCCACTGCCCTGTCCCAGGACATCCCTGAGATTGCATCTGAGGCCCTGTCCCGTGGTTTTGGCTCCTCTGCACCAGAGGGCCTTGAGCCAGACAGTATGGCTTCAGCCGCCTCAGCACTGCACCTACTGTCCCCACGGCCCCGGCCAGGGCCCGAGCTCGGCCCCCAGCTTGGCCTTGATGGAGGCCCTGGGGACGGAGATCGGCATAGTACCCCCTCCCTCCTGGAGGCAGCCTTGACCCAGGAGGCCTCGACTCCTGACAGTCAGGTTTGGCCCACAGCACCTGACATTACTCGTGAGACCTGCAGCACCCTGGCAGAAAG CCCCAGGAATGGCCTTCAGGAAAAGCACAAGAGCCTGGCCTTCCACCGACCACCATATCACCTGCTGCAGCAACGTGACAGTCAGGATGCCAGTGCTGAGCAAAG TGACCATGATGATGAGGTGGCCAGTCTTGCCTCTGCTTCAGGAGGCTTTGGCACCAAAGTTCCTGCTCCACGGCTGCCTGCCAAGGACTGGAAGACCAAGGGATCCCCTCGAACCTCACCCAAGctcaaaaggaaaagcaagaaggATGATGG GGATGCAGCCATGGGATCCCGGCTCACAGAGCACCAG GTGCCAGAGCCCCCTGAGGACTGGCCAGCCCTAATTTGGCAACAGCAGAGAGAGCTGGCAGAGCTGCGGCACAGCCAAGAAGAGCTGCTGCAGCGTCTGTGTACCCAACTCGAAGGCCTGCAGAGCACGGTTACAGGCCACGTAGAACGTGCCCTTGAGACCCGGCACGAGCAGGAGC AGCGGCGGCTGGAGCGAGCACTGGCTGAGGGGCAGCAGCGGGGAGGGCAGCTGCAGGAGCAGCTGACACAACAGTTGTCCCAAGCACTGTCTTCAGCTGTAGCTGGGCGGCTAGAGCGCAGCATAAGGGATGAGATCAAGAAGACAGTCCCTCCAT GTGTCTCAAGGAGTCTGGAGCCTATGGCAGGCCAACTGAGCAACTCAGTGGCTACCAAGCTCACAGCTGTGGAGGGCAGCATGAAAGAGAACATCTCCAAGCTGCTCAAGTCCAAG AACTTGACTGATGCCATCGCCCGAGCAGCTGCAGACACATTACAGGGGCCGATGCAGGCAGCCTACCGGGAAGCCTTCCAGAGTGTGGTGCTGCCGGCCTTTGAGAAGAGCTGCCAGGCCATGTTCCAGCAAATCAATGATAGCTTCCGACTGGGGACACAGGAAT ACTTGCAGCAGCTAGAAAGCCACATGAAGAGCCGGAAGGCACGGGAACAGGAGGCCAGGGAGCCTGTGCTGGCCCAGCTGCGGGGCCTGGTCAGCACACTGCAGAGTGCCACTGAGCAGATGGCAGCCACCGTGGCCAGCAGTGTTCGGGCTGAGGTGCAGCACCAGCTGCATGTGGCTGTAGGCAG CCTTCAGGAGTCCATTTTAGCACAGGTACAGCGCATCGTTAAGGGTGAGGTGAGTGTGGCGCTCAAGGAGCAGCAGGCCGCCGTCACCTCCAGCATCATGCAGGCCATGCGCTCAGCTGCTGGCACACCTGTCCCCTCTGCCCACCTTGACTGCCAGGCCCAGCAAGCCCATATCCTGCAGCTGCTGCAGCAGGGCCACCTCAATCAGGCCTTCCAGCAG gCACTGACAGCTGCTGACCTGAACCTGGTGCTGTATGTGTGTGAAACTGTAGACCCAGCCCAGGTTTTTGGGCAGCCACCCTGCCCACTCTCTCAGCCTGTGCTCCTTTCCCTCATCCAGCAGCTGGCATCTGACCTTGGCACTCGAACTGACCTCAAGCTCAG CTACCTGGAAGAGGCCGTGATGCATCTGGACCACAGTGACCCTATCACTCGGGACCACATGGGCTCCGTTATGGCCCAGGTGCGCCAAAAGCTTTTTCAGTTCCTGCAGGCTGAGCCACACAACTCACTTGGCAAAGCAGCCCGGCGTCTCAGCCTCATGCTGCATGGTCTTGTGACCCCCAGCCTCCCTTAG